From Streptomyces zhihengii, the proteins below share one genomic window:
- a CDS encoding response regulator transcription factor — protein sequence MTRVLLAEDDASISEPLARALRREGYEVEVREDGPTALDAGLAGGVDLVVLDLGLPGMDGLEVARRLRAEGHTIPILVLTARADEVDTVVGLDAGADDYVTKPFRLAELLARVRALLRRGATEPVPAPSTHGVRIDVESHRAWMGEEELQLTAKEFDLLRVLVRDAGRVVTRDQLMREVWDTTWWSSTKTLDMHISWLRKKLGDDAANPRYIATVRGVGFRFEKS from the coding sequence ATGACGCGTGTACTGCTCGCCGAGGACGACGCATCCATCTCCGAACCGCTCGCCCGCGCGCTGCGCCGCGAGGGGTACGAGGTGGAGGTGCGCGAGGACGGTCCGACCGCGCTCGACGCCGGACTCGCGGGCGGTGTCGACCTGGTCGTCCTGGACCTGGGACTGCCGGGCATGGACGGCCTGGAGGTGGCCAGGCGGCTGCGCGCCGAAGGGCACACGATCCCGATCCTGGTCCTGACCGCCCGCGCCGACGAGGTGGACACGGTCGTGGGCCTCGACGCCGGGGCCGACGACTACGTGACCAAGCCGTTCCGGCTGGCCGAGTTGCTCGCCCGGGTCCGGGCCCTGCTGCGGCGCGGCGCCACGGAGCCGGTCCCCGCGCCCTCCACCCACGGCGTGCGGATCGACGTGGAGTCGCACCGGGCGTGGATGGGGGAGGAGGAGCTCCAGCTCACCGCCAAGGAGTTCGACCTGCTGCGCGTCCTCGTCCGGGACGCCGGCCGGGTCGTCACCCGCGACCAGCTGATGCGCGAGGTCTGGGACACCACCTGGTGGTCGTCGACCAAGACCCTCGACATGCACATCTCCTGGCTGCGCAAGAAGCTCGGCGACGACGCGGCGAACCCCCGCTACATCGCCACCGTCCGGGGAGTGGGCTTCCGCTTCGAGAAGTCCTGA
- a CDS encoding membrane dipeptidase: protein MAEPQDVTSFTTADLRALEAIETLGGADGAAGPGQPAATSDAGAPVPGAPVPGDVPDSLARAEALLRTHPVVDGHSGLAPVLRSMHFHDLEAGESLLETDVPRLRRGRVGAQFWSLHPPAGGEAGLAGVLELLDLVRTTTVATPEGLLLATAADDLVDARNRGRTAVLLGPVPGPVLGDSLAALRALHALGVRSVTLAGTRWAGERGLTPLGHEMIREMNRLGVVADLSGSSPETVRRVLAVSRVPAFVSHPPQPLPDDLLRALRAAGGVCTVPCTPGTPAQTADALEHVREVAGPETVALTGAYDTGLPHALGLADVSCFPRLIAHLLERGWPEADVTALTWSNVMRVLREAEFAARAAATREAPSRATLDTLGS, encoded by the coding sequence ATGGCAGAACCGCAGGACGTCACGTCCTTCACCACCGCCGATCTGCGCGCCCTCGAAGCGATCGAGACCCTCGGCGGGGCGGACGGCGCCGCCGGCCCGGGACAGCCCGCCGCGACCTCGGACGCCGGCGCTCCCGTCCCCGGCGCTCCCGTCCCCGGCGACGTGCCGGACTCCCTCGCCCGTGCCGAGGCCCTGCTGCGCACCCACCCCGTGGTGGACGGACACAGCGGGCTGGCCCCCGTCCTGCGGAGCATGCACTTCCACGACCTCGAAGCGGGCGAGAGCCTGCTGGAGACCGACGTCCCCCGGCTGCGGCGCGGCCGGGTCGGCGCGCAGTTCTGGTCCCTGCACCCGCCGGCCGGCGGGGAGGCCGGCCTCGCGGGGGTCCTCGAACTGCTGGACCTCGTCCGGACGACGACGGTCGCCACCCCGGAGGGCCTGCTCCTCGCGACGGCCGCCGACGACCTCGTCGACGCACGCAACCGCGGCCGCACCGCCGTGCTGCTCGGCCCCGTCCCGGGCCCGGTGCTCGGCGACTCGCTCGCCGCGCTGCGGGCCCTGCACGCCCTCGGCGTGCGCAGCGTGACCCTGGCGGGCACCCGCTGGGCGGGGGAGCGGGGCCTGACGCCGCTCGGCCACGAGATGATCCGCGAGATGAACCGGCTGGGCGTCGTGGCGGACCTCTCGGGCAGCTCGCCCGAGACCGTCCGGCGGGTGCTTGCCGTCAGCCGGGTCCCCGCGTTCGTCTCCCACCCGCCGCAGCCGCTCCCGGACGACCTCCTGCGCGCCCTGCGCGCGGCCGGCGGCGTCTGCACGGTGCCCTGCACCCCCGGCACCCCCGCGCAGACCGCCGACGCGCTCGAACACGTCCGCGAGGTGGCCGGGCCCGAGACCGTGGCGCTGACCGGCGCCTACGACACCGGTCTCCCGCACGCCCTCGGTCTGGCCGACGTCTCCTGCTTCCCCCGCCTGATCGCCCATCTTCTGGAGCGCGGCTGGCCCGAGGCCGATGTGACGGCGCTGACCTGGTCGAACGTGATGAGGGTGCTGCGCGAGGCGGAGTTCGCCGCCCGCGCGGCGGCGACGCGCGAGGCGCCGTCACGCGCCACCCTCGACACCCTGGGATCCTGA
- a CDS encoding UDP-glucose dehydrogenase family protein, which produces MALKITVIGTGYLGATHAAAMAELGFEVLGLDIVPEKIELLSTGRVPMYEPGLEDLLRRHVAGIEGSTGRLRFTTSWEEVGAFGDVHFVCVNTPQKHGEYACDMSYVDSAFASLAPHLAGQALVVGKSTVPVGSAERLARLLAEQAPGDVELAWNPEFLREGFAVEDTLHPDRIVVGVGSAHAEKVLREVYATPVGEGSPFVVTDFPTAELVKTAANSFLATKISFINAMAEVCEAAGGDVVKLAEAIGHDERIGRRFLRAGVGFGGGCLPKDIRAFMARAGELGADQALTFLREVDSINMRRRGHMVELAREAVGGGSFLGKRVAVLGATFKPDSDDVRDSPALNVAGQIQLQGGQVTVYDPKGMENARRLFPTLAYADSALEAVRGADVVLHLTEWREFRELDPEVLGEVASERIVLDGRNALDPQVWRSAGWTYRAMGRPVA; this is translated from the coding sequence ATGGCCCTCAAGATCACCGTGATCGGCACCGGCTACCTCGGTGCGACCCACGCCGCGGCCATGGCGGAACTCGGCTTCGAGGTGCTCGGCCTCGACATCGTGCCCGAGAAGATCGAGCTGCTGTCCACGGGCCGGGTGCCGATGTACGAGCCCGGCCTGGAGGACCTGCTGCGCCGGCACGTCGCGGGCATCGAGGGGTCCACCGGGCGGCTGCGGTTCACGACCTCCTGGGAGGAGGTCGGCGCGTTCGGCGACGTCCACTTCGTGTGCGTGAACACTCCGCAGAAGCACGGCGAGTACGCGTGTGACATGAGTTACGTGGACTCCGCCTTCGCCTCGCTCGCCCCGCACCTGGCGGGCCAGGCACTGGTCGTCGGCAAGTCGACCGTGCCGGTCGGCAGCGCGGAGCGGCTCGCCCGGCTGCTCGCCGAGCAGGCCCCTGGCGACGTGGAGCTCGCCTGGAACCCGGAGTTCCTCCGCGAGGGCTTCGCCGTCGAGGACACCCTCCACCCGGACCGGATCGTCGTCGGCGTCGGCAGCGCGCACGCGGAGAAGGTGCTCCGCGAGGTGTACGCCACCCCCGTCGGGGAGGGGTCGCCGTTCGTGGTGACGGACTTCCCGACGGCCGAGCTGGTGAAGACGGCGGCGAACTCCTTCCTCGCGACGAAGATCTCGTTCATCAACGCCATGGCCGAGGTCTGCGAGGCGGCCGGCGGCGACGTGGTGAAGCTGGCCGAGGCGATCGGCCACGACGAGCGGATCGGGCGGCGCTTCCTGCGCGCGGGCGTCGGCTTCGGCGGCGGCTGCCTGCCGAAGGACATCCGGGCGTTCATGGCCCGGGCCGGTGAGCTGGGCGCGGACCAGGCGCTGACGTTCCTGCGCGAGGTCGACTCCATCAACATGCGGCGCCGCGGTCACATGGTCGAGCTGGCGCGGGAGGCCGTGGGCGGCGGCTCGTTCCTCGGCAAGCGGGTGGCGGTGCTCGGCGCGACGTTCAAGCCGGACTCGGACGACGTCCGCGACTCGCCGGCCCTCAACGTGGCCGGCCAGATACAGCTCCAGGGCGGCCAGGTCACGGTCTACGACCCCAAGGGCATGGAGAACGCCCGCCGGCTCTTCCCGACGCTGGCCTACGCGGACTCGGCACTGGAGGCCGTGCGCGGCGCGGACGTGGTGCTGCACCTGACCGAGTGGCGCGAGTTCCGGGAGCTGGACCCCGAGGTGCTGGGCGAGGTGGCGTCCGAGCGCATCGTGCTCGACGGCCGGAACGCGCTGGACCCGCAGGTGTGGCGCTCGGCGGGCTGGACCTACCGCGCGATGGGCCGCCCGGTGGCCTGA
- a CDS encoding GtrA family protein has product MSERRGGLRGRVRQLAREVAKFGAVGGAGLLVNLAVFNVVRHLTELPVVRASVLATVVAIAFNYVGFRYFTYRDRDKSGRTREMTLFLLFSAAGLVIENGILYAATYGFGWDTPLQSNVFKFLGIGIATLFRFWSYRTWVFRAMPAAPAVPPVAPSVGRPLPRTPAELPAEPDPVGR; this is encoded by the coding sequence ATGAGCGAACGACGCGGAGGACTGCGCGGCCGGGTGCGGCAGCTCGCGCGCGAGGTCGCCAAGTTCGGCGCGGTCGGCGGTGCGGGTCTGCTGGTCAACCTGGCCGTGTTCAACGTGGTGCGGCATCTGACCGAGCTGCCGGTGGTGCGGGCGTCGGTGCTCGCGACCGTGGTGGCCATCGCGTTCAACTACGTCGGCTTCCGCTACTTCACGTACCGGGACCGCGACAAGAGCGGCCGCACCCGGGAGATGACGCTCTTCCTGCTGTTCAGCGCGGCCGGTCTGGTGATCGAGAACGGCATCCTCTACGCGGCGACCTACGGCTTCGGCTGGGACACCCCGCTCCAGAGCAATGTCTTCAAGTTCCTCGGCATCGGGATAGCGACACTGTTCCGCTTCTGGTCCTACCGCACCTGGGTGTTCCGGGCGATGCCCGCCGCCCCCGCCGTGCCGCCGGTCGCCCCGTCCGTCGGACGGCCCCTGCCGCGGACGCCCGCGGAGCTGCCCGCCGAGCCGGACCCGGTCGGCCGCTGA
- a CDS encoding 5-(carboxyamino)imidazole ribonucleotide synthase, producing the protein MTFPVVGMVGGGQLARMTHEAGIPLGLKFKLLSDTPQDSAAQVVGDVVIGDYRDLETLRAFARGCDVITFDHEHVPYEHLRALEADGIAVRPGPEALVHAQNKGVMREKLVEIGAPCPRHRIVSDPADAAAFAEEVGGFPVILKTVQGGYDGKGVWFVRSQEDAEAPFKAGVAVLAEEKVDFVRELAANIVRSPHGQAVAYPVVESQQVDGVCDTVIAPAPGLSDELAGQAQELALRIAKELGVVGHLAVELFETRDGRILVNELAMRPHNSGHWTQDGAVTSQFANHVRAVLDLPLGDPRPRAPWTVMCNVLGGDYPDMYSAYLHCMAGDPQLKIHMYGKDVKPGRKVGHVNTYGDDLDDVLERARHAAGYLRGTITE; encoded by the coding sequence GTGACGTTCCCCGTAGTCGGCATGGTCGGTGGCGGTCAGCTCGCCCGTATGACCCACGAGGCGGGCATCCCCCTCGGCCTGAAATTCAAGCTCCTCAGCGACACCCCGCAGGACTCCGCGGCCCAGGTCGTCGGTGATGTCGTCATCGGCGACTACCGCGACCTGGAGACGCTGCGCGCGTTCGCCCGCGGCTGTGACGTGATCACCTTCGACCACGAGCACGTGCCGTACGAGCACCTGCGCGCCCTGGAGGCCGACGGCATCGCCGTCCGGCCCGGTCCCGAGGCCCTCGTGCACGCCCAGAACAAGGGTGTGATGCGCGAGAAGCTCGTGGAGATCGGCGCGCCCTGCCCCCGGCACCGCATCGTGTCCGACCCGGCGGACGCCGCCGCGTTCGCCGAGGAGGTCGGGGGCTTCCCCGTCATCCTCAAGACGGTGCAGGGCGGCTACGACGGCAAGGGCGTGTGGTTCGTCCGCTCCCAGGAGGACGCCGAGGCCCCGTTCAAGGCGGGCGTGGCCGTCCTCGCGGAGGAGAAGGTCGACTTCGTGCGCGAGCTCGCCGCGAACATCGTCCGCTCCCCGCACGGCCAGGCCGTCGCCTACCCGGTCGTGGAGTCGCAGCAGGTCGACGGCGTGTGCGACACCGTGATCGCCCCCGCGCCCGGCCTCTCGGACGAGCTCGCCGGGCAGGCGCAGGAGCTCGCGCTGCGGATCGCCAAGGAGCTCGGCGTCGTCGGCCACCTCGCCGTCGAGCTGTTCGAGACCCGCGACGGCCGGATCCTCGTCAACGAACTCGCGATGCGCCCCCACAACTCCGGCCACTGGACCCAGGACGGCGCGGTCACCTCGCAGTTCGCCAACCACGTCCGCGCCGTGCTCGACCTCCCGCTCGGCGACCCCCGCCCGCGGGCCCCGTGGACGGTGATGTGCAATGTCCTCGGCGGCGACTACCCCGACATGTACTCGGCGTACCTGCACTGCATGGCCGGGGACCCGCAGCTCAAGATCCACATGTACGGCAAGGACGTGAAGCCCGGCCGCAAGGTCGGTCACGTCAACACCTACGGCGACGACCTCGACGACGTGCTGGAGCGCGCCCGTCACGCCGCCGGCTACCTGCGAGGAACGATCACCGAATGA
- a CDS encoding CGNR zinc finger domain-containing protein translates to MNDRASAPGGLALIEALVNTLDVESGADSLGTPENRERFALAERDVDAARALREALRGACLAHAGHGTSGALDTLLADAPLRVSVAADGTAALCAAGPDGLLGRVALAIAAGAADGTWARLKACEAEDCRWAYYDRSPAGRRRWCSMSVCGARAKMRTYRARRDT, encoded by the coding sequence ATGAACGACAGGGCATCCGCGCCCGGAGGGCTCGCGCTGATCGAGGCGCTGGTGAACACGCTGGACGTCGAATCCGGCGCGGACAGCCTCGGCACGCCGGAGAACCGGGAGCGCTTCGCCCTCGCGGAGCGGGACGTCGACGCGGCCCGCGCCCTGCGCGAGGCGCTGCGCGGAGCGTGCCTCGCCCACGCCGGACACGGCACGTCCGGCGCCCTGGACACCCTGCTCGCGGACGCCCCGCTGCGGGTCTCGGTCGCCGCGGACGGCACCGCCGCCCTGTGCGCCGCCGGTCCGGACGGCCTGCTCGGCAGGGTCGCCCTGGCGATCGCGGCCGGGGCGGCCGACGGCACCTGGGCACGCCTCAAGGCGTGCGAGGCGGAGGACTGCCGGTGGGCGTACTACGACCGCAGCCCGGCGGGCCGCCGCCGCTGGTGCTCGATGTCCGTCTGCGGCGCCCGCGCCAAGATGCGCACCTACCGCGCCCGCCGCGACACCTGA
- a CDS encoding VOC family protein, whose translation MSIAKLGAVVLDCPDPVALARFYAELLGGEIEDDGSGWVDLKGGAAPLAFQAAPGFEPPKWPSAKESQQFHLDVTVDDLDAAEKQVLAIGATALETDDRSRSFRVYADPAGHPFCLCAC comes from the coding sequence ATGAGCATCGCCAAGCTGGGAGCCGTCGTACTGGACTGTCCCGACCCCGTCGCGCTCGCGCGTTTCTACGCGGAGCTGCTCGGCGGCGAGATCGAGGACGACGGCAGCGGCTGGGTCGACCTCAAGGGCGGCGCCGCGCCGCTCGCGTTCCAGGCGGCGCCCGGGTTCGAGCCGCCGAAGTGGCCGTCGGCGAAGGAGTCGCAGCAGTTCCACTTGGATGTGACGGTGGACGATCTGGACGCCGCCGAGAAGCAGGTGCTGGCCATCGGCGCCACCGCGCTGGAGACGGACGACCGGTCGCGCAGCTTCCGGGTCTACGCCGACCCGGCGGGGCATCCGTTCTGCCTCTGCGCCTGCTGA
- a CDS encoding acyl-CoA dehydrogenase family protein gives MAGSADFDLYRPSEEHDMLRETVRSLTEAKIAPFAAAVDEEARFPQEALDALVASDLHAVHVPESYGGAGADALATVIVIEEVARACVSSSLIPAVNKLGSLPVILSGSEELKKKYLGPLAKGDAMFSYCLSEPDAGSDAAGMKTRAVRDGDFWVLNGVKRWITNAGVSDFYTVMAVTDPEKRSKGISAFVVEKSDEGVSFGAPEKKLGIKGSPTREVYLDNVRIPADRMIGAEGTGFATAMKTLDHTRITIAAQALGVAQGALDYAKGYVQERKQFGKPIADFQGIQFMLADMAMKIEAARQLTYAAAAKSERVAAGGAEGDLTFQGAAAKCFASDVAMEVTTDAVQLLGGYGYTRDYPVERMMRDAKITQIYEGTNQVQRIVMARNLP, from the coding sequence TTGGCAGGATCGGCCGACTTCGATCTGTACCGCCCGTCCGAAGAGCACGACATGCTCCGCGAGACGGTCCGCTCCCTGACCGAGGCGAAGATCGCACCCTTCGCCGCGGCGGTGGACGAGGAGGCCCGTTTCCCGCAGGAGGCGCTCGACGCCCTCGTCGCCTCCGACCTGCACGCCGTGCACGTCCCGGAGTCCTACGGCGGCGCCGGCGCCGACGCGCTCGCCACCGTCATCGTGATCGAGGAGGTCGCCCGCGCCTGCGTGTCCTCCTCCCTGATCCCCGCGGTCAACAAGCTCGGCTCCCTCCCGGTGATCCTCTCCGGCTCCGAGGAGCTGAAGAAGAAGTACCTGGGCCCGCTCGCCAAGGGCGACGCGATGTTCTCGTACTGCCTCTCCGAGCCGGACGCCGGCTCGGACGCGGCGGGCATGAAGACCCGCGCGGTGCGCGACGGCGACTTCTGGGTGCTCAACGGCGTGAAGCGCTGGATCACCAACGCCGGAGTCTCCGACTTTTACACGGTGATGGCCGTCACCGACCCGGAGAAGCGCTCCAAGGGCATCAGCGCCTTCGTGGTCGAGAAGTCCGACGAGGGCGTCTCCTTCGGCGCCCCGGAGAAGAAGCTCGGCATCAAGGGCTCCCCGACCCGCGAGGTCTACCTCGACAACGTCCGCATCCCCGCCGACCGCATGATCGGCGCGGAGGGCACGGGCTTCGCCACCGCGATGAAGACCCTGGACCACACCCGCATCACCATCGCCGCCCAGGCCCTCGGTGTCGCGCAGGGCGCCCTCGACTACGCCAAGGGCTACGTCCAGGAGCGCAAGCAGTTCGGCAAGCCGATCGCCGACTTCCAGGGCATCCAGTTCATGCTCGCGGACATGGCCATGAAGATCGAGGCCGCCCGCCAGCTCACCTACGCGGCCGCCGCGAAGTCCGAGCGCGTCGCCGCCGGAGGTGCAGAAGGGGACCTCACCTTCCAGGGCGCCGCGGCCAAGTGCTTCGCCTCCGACGTCGCGATGGAGGTCACCACCGACGCCGTCCAGCTTCTCGGCGGCTACGGCTACACCCGCGACTACCCGGTCGAGCGCATGATGCGCGACGCCAAGATCACCCAGATCTACGAGGGCACCAACCAGGTCCAGCGCATCGTGATGGCGCGCAACCTTCCGTAG
- a CDS encoding ATP-binding protein has product MRRRLINSTLAVVLVVIAVFGVSLVLVETRTISSSAQESVDSEALRLASIVDSRLVGGEPVNPGIIAQQADITRYAEIRIPGRSPIEIGKRPTGSVISASAEGEQNTEITVEESSSAVTREVARSLLIIAAVALLAVVAAVALAVRQANRLASPLTDLAETAERLGSGDPRPRHRRYGVPELDRVADVLDASAERIARMLTAERRLAADASHQLRTPLTALSMRLEEITLTDDPETVKEEASIALTQVERLTDVVQRLLTNSRDPRIGSAVAFDLDEVVKQQLEEWRPAYRSAGRAIVHSGRRGMRAVGTPGAVAQVLAALIENSLMHGGGTVAVRTRVTGNQAVVEVTDEGPGVPADLGARIFERTISGRNSTGIGLAVARDLAEADGGRLELLQQHPPVFAVFLSRVARRRGDDKPTVR; this is encoded by the coding sequence ATGCGCCGCCGTCTGATCAACTCCACGCTCGCCGTGGTCCTCGTCGTCATCGCCGTCTTCGGGGTCTCCCTCGTGCTGGTGGAGACCCGCACGATCAGCAGCAGCGCCCAGGAGAGCGTGGACTCCGAGGCGCTGCGGCTGGCCAGCATCGTCGACTCCCGGCTCGTGGGCGGTGAGCCGGTCAACCCCGGGATCATCGCCCAGCAGGCGGACATCACCCGCTACGCCGAGATCCGCATCCCGGGCCGCTCGCCCATCGAGATCGGCAAGCGGCCCACCGGCAGCGTCATCAGCGCCAGCGCCGAGGGGGAGCAGAACACCGAGATCACGGTGGAGGAGTCCAGCTCGGCGGTGACCCGCGAGGTCGCCAGGTCGCTGCTGATCATCGCGGCCGTGGCCCTGCTCGCCGTGGTGGCGGCCGTCGCCCTCGCCGTGCGGCAGGCCAACCGGCTCGCGTCCCCGCTGACCGACCTCGCCGAGACCGCCGAACGCCTCGGCTCCGGCGACCCGCGCCCGCGGCACCGCCGCTACGGCGTACCCGAACTGGACCGGGTCGCCGACGTCCTCGACGCCAGCGCCGAGCGGATCGCCCGGATGCTCACCGCCGAGCGCCGGCTGGCCGCCGACGCCTCCCACCAGTTGCGCACCCCGCTCACCGCGCTGTCGATGCGCCTGGAGGAGATCACGCTCACCGACGACCCGGAGACGGTGAAGGAGGAGGCGAGCATCGCCCTGACTCAGGTGGAACGCCTCACCGACGTGGTCCAGCGGCTGCTCACCAATTCCCGCGACCCGCGCATCGGTTCCGCCGTCGCCTTCGACCTGGACGAGGTCGTCAAGCAGCAGCTGGAGGAGTGGCGCCCCGCGTACCGCAGCGCGGGCCGGGCCATCGTGCACTCCGGCCGGCGCGGGATGCGGGCGGTCGGCACCCCCGGCGCCGTCGCCCAGGTGCTGGCCGCGCTGATCGAGAACTCGCTGATGCACGGCGGCGGCACCGTGGCCGTACGGACCAGGGTCACCGGCAACCAGGCGGTCGTCGAGGTCACCGACGAGGGGCCGGGCGTCCCCGCGGACCTCGGCGCGCGCATCTTCGAGCGGACCATCAGCGGCCGGAACTCCACCGGGATCGGCCTCGCCGTGGCGCGCGACCTCGCCGAGGCGGACGGCGGGCGGCTCGAACTGCTCCAGCAGCATCCGCCGGTGTTCGCGGTCTTCCTCAGCCGGGTGGCCCGCCGGCGGGGGGACGACAAGCCGACCGTGCGCTGA
- a CDS encoding dipeptidase, which yields MTSPTQPTPAASGHLGRARELLAAHPVVDGHNDLPWALRQHVRYDLDRLDIADDQRGRLHTDIPRLRAGGVGAQFWSVYVRSDLAGDDAVSATLEQIDVVGQLLTRYPADLARALSAEDMEIARAEGRIASLMGAEGGHSINNSLATLRALYALGVRYMTLTHNDNIAWADSATDEPGVGGLSAFGHEVVREMNRVGMLVDLSHVAASTMRHALATSAAPVIFSHSSARAVCDHPRNVPDDVLALLPANGGVAMATFVPKFILPAAVDWTHAADDNMRAHGLHHLDTTARAMKIHEEFEAANPRPVATAATVADHLDHMREVAGVDHIGIGGDYDGTAFTPSGLDDVAGYPNLVAELLHRGWSDADLAKLTWQNAVRALRAAEDVARDLQETRGPSNATIDQLDAS from the coding sequence ATGACTTCCCCCACCCAGCCCACGCCTGCCGCCTCCGGCCATCTCGGCCGGGCGCGCGAACTGCTCGCCGCCCACCCGGTCGTCGACGGCCACAACGACCTGCCCTGGGCGCTGCGCCAGCACGTCCGCTACGACCTGGACCGCCTGGACATCGCGGACGACCAGCGGGGCCGGCTGCACACCGACATCCCCCGGCTGCGCGCCGGAGGCGTCGGCGCGCAGTTCTGGTCCGTCTACGTGCGCAGCGACCTGGCGGGCGACGACGCGGTCAGCGCCACCCTGGAGCAGATCGACGTCGTCGGGCAGCTGCTCACCCGCTACCCGGCCGATCTGGCGCGGGCGCTGAGCGCCGAGGACATGGAGATCGCCCGCGCCGAGGGCCGGATCGCCTCCCTGATGGGCGCCGAGGGCGGGCACTCCATCAACAACTCGCTGGCCACCCTGCGGGCGCTGTACGCGCTGGGCGTGCGCTACATGACGCTCACCCACAACGACAACATCGCCTGGGCGGACTCGGCGACGGACGAGCCCGGCGTCGGCGGCCTCTCCGCGTTCGGCCACGAGGTCGTGCGCGAGATGAACCGTGTCGGCATGCTCGTCGACCTCTCGCACGTCGCCGCGTCGACGATGCGCCACGCGCTCGCCACCTCGGCCGCGCCGGTGATCTTCTCGCACTCCTCCGCGCGGGCCGTCTGCGACCACCCGCGCAACGTCCCCGACGACGTGCTGGCGCTGCTGCCCGCGAACGGCGGCGTGGCGATGGCCACCTTCGTGCCGAAGTTCATCCTCCCCGCGGCCGTCGACTGGACCCATGCCGCCGACGACAACATGCGCGCCCACGGCCTGCACCACCTGGACACCACGGCCCGGGCGATGAAGATCCACGAGGAGTTCGAGGCGGCGAACCCGCGGCCGGTCGCGACGGCCGCCACGGTCGCCGACCACCTCGACCACATGCGGGAGGTCGCCGGCGTCGACCACATCGGCATCGGAGGCGACTACGACGGGACCGCCTTCACCCCGTCCGGCCTCGACGACGTCGCCGGCTACCCGAACCTCGTCGCCGAACTCCTCCACCGCGGCTGGTCGGACGCCGACCTGGCCAAACTGACCTGGCAGAACGCGGTCCGCGCCCTGCGCGCGGCGGAGGACGTCGCCCGCGACCTCCAGGAGACCCGCGGCCCCTCGAACGCGACGATCGACCAACTCGACGCGTCCTGA
- the purE gene encoding 5-(carboxyamino)imidazole ribonucleotide mutase: MSAVVGIVMGSDSDWPVMELAAQALDEFEIAYEVDVVSAHRMPREMIAYGERAADRGLKAIIAGAGGAAHLPGMLASVTPLPVIGVPVPLKYLDGMDSLLSIVQMPAGVPVATVSVGGARNAGLLAARILAAHDEELLGRMRDFQQELNDQATEKGKRLRAKVQGAESFGFGKQGTGK; this comes from the coding sequence ATGAGCGCTGTCGTCGGCATTGTCATGGGCTCGGACTCCGACTGGCCCGTCATGGAGCTCGCCGCGCAGGCCTTGGACGAGTTCGAGATCGCCTACGAGGTCGACGTCGTCTCCGCCCACCGCATGCCGCGCGAGATGATCGCGTACGGCGAGCGGGCCGCGGACCGCGGGCTCAAGGCGATCATCGCCGGCGCCGGGGGAGCCGCCCACCTCCCGGGCATGCTCGCCTCCGTCACCCCGCTGCCGGTGATCGGCGTCCCCGTCCCGCTGAAGTACCTGGACGGCATGGACTCGCTGCTGTCCATCGTGCAGATGCCCGCCGGGGTGCCGGTCGCCACCGTCTCGGTCGGCGGCGCGCGCAACGCGGGCCTGCTCGCGGCCCGGATCCTCGCCGCCCACGACGAGGAGCTGCTCGGGCGGATGCGCGACTTCCAGCAGGAGCTGAACGACCAGGCCACCGAGAAGGGCAAGCGGCTGCGGGCCAAGGTTCAGGGCGCGGAGTCCTTCGGCTTCGGCAAGCAGGGCACCGGGAAGTAA